The following DNA comes from Flavobacterium sp. N3904.
GCGCTTTTAGAACAAGCTGCAACAATCCCTGCTGGCTCAGATGGTTTGCTTTTTGTACCCTACTTACTAGGAGAAAGGGCTCCTATTTGGGATGCTGCTGCACAAGGAACTTTACTGGGTATTAAAATCACACATTCTAAAGCGCATTTTATCAGAGCTACACTTGAAGGAACTCTTTTTGGCCTGTTTAGTGTGGTAGAAATTTTACTTCCAGATCTAGAAAAAAGAAAAGAAACTACCGTCATGGCAAGTGGTGGCTTTGGAAAAAGTGAATTATGGCTACAAATGGTATCAGATATTTTTCAGATGAAAGTTGTAATTCCCGAAACTATTGAAGGGGCTGCCTGGGGAGCCGTATTAATAGGATTTAAAGCTGTCGGAACCTCAAATTCTTTCAACAATAAAACAGAAGCGGCTTTTTATCCCAATCCAAATCATAAAGTGATTTATACAAAAGCATTTGAAAAATTTAAAAAAGTATACCCATTGTTAAAAGATATTTAAAGCAAAATCATAAACTAAAAAAGCGCTGTATCACAAGTTGACACAACGCTTTTTCTTTGCAGAGAGGAAGGGATTCGAACCCTCGATATAGTTACCCATATACTAGCTTTCCAGGCTAGCTCCTTCAACCACTCGGACACCTCTCTATTTTATTTTGGTGTGCAAAGAACACTAAAAAAAATGAATTTTGAAAGTAAAAAATCAATATTATTGCATTTCTCCTCTTAATGAAGTTTCGAACACATTTTTGAACTCATCGTGAGCGATATTTTCGCCCAATAAATACATTAATTTAGTTATCGCTGCTTCAGTAGTTATGTCTTTCCCAGAAATAATTCCTAATTTTTTCATGGTGGTGCTGGTTTCGTATTGTCCCATACTGACACTGCCAATCGCACATTGCGTAACATTTACAATATGCAATCCTCTGGTTATGGCATCATGCAAAAGCGATAGAAACCAATCCTCTGTAGGTGCATTTCCTGCACCGTAGGTTTCTAGTACAATTCCTTTTAAACTTTTTATATTTAAAACCGCAGAAAGCACTGTTTCACTTATTCCGGGAAACATTTTGATGATAGCCACATTATTGTCTAATTGAGTATGCACTTTTAAGGGAACTTCATCATTTGAAGGCAAAAATGATTCCAAATTAATTTTTAAATGTACTCCCGACTCTACCAAAAAAGGATAATTGGGCGAAATAAATGCTCTAAAATGTTCTGCATTTATCTTGGTCGTTCTGTTTCCGCGGTATAGTTTATATTCAAAATAAAGGCAAACTTCCTTAATCAAAGGTTGGCTGTTTTCTTGTAATGAAGCAATTTGAATCGCCGTAATTAAGTTCTCTTTAGCATCGGTTCTTAAATCTCCAATAGGTAATTGAGATCCTGTAAAAATCACAGGTTTCGAAAGATTTTCGAGCATAAAACTCAATGCGGATGCCGAATATGACATCGTATCCGATCCATGAAGCACTACAAAACCATCAAATTTGGTGTAATTATCCTCAATAGTTCCAGCAATTTCCGCCCAATATTCAGGGTTCATGTTTGATGAATCAATTGGATTTTCGAAAGAAAAGGTATCTATCTCACAATCCAATAATTTTAATTCGGGAATATTATGAAGGAGCTTGCTAAAATTAAAAGCTTTAAGAGCTCCTGTTTCAAAATCTTTTCTCATACCGATGGTTCCACCAGTATAAATCAAAAGAATTTTAGA
Coding sequences within:
- a CDS encoding asparaginase; the protein is MNSKSKILLIYTGGTIGMRKDFETGALKAFNFSKLLHNIPELKLLDCEIDTFSFENPIDSSNMNPEYWAEIAGTIEDNYTKFDGFVVLHGSDTMSYSASALSFMLENLSKPVIFTGSQLPIGDLRTDAKENLITAIQIASLQENSQPLIKEVCLYFEYKLYRGNRTTKINAEHFRAFISPNYPFLVESGVHLKINLESFLPSNDEVPLKVHTQLDNNVAIIKMFPGISETVLSAVLNIKSLKGIVLETYGAGNAPTEDWFLSLLHDAITRGLHIVNVTQCAIGSVSMGQYETSTTMKKLGIISGKDITTEAAITKLMYLLGENIAHDEFKNVFETSLRGEMQ